In Phyllopteryx taeniolatus isolate TA_2022b chromosome 13, UOR_Ptae_1.2, whole genome shotgun sequence, the following are encoded in one genomic region:
- the LOC133487391 gene encoding enhancer of rudimentary homolog: MSHTILLVQPTKRPEGRTYADYESVNECMEGVCKMYEEHLKRMNPNSPSITYDISQLFDFIDDLADLSCLVYRADTQTYQPNNKDWIKEKIYVLLRRQAQQAAN; the protein is encoded by the exons TCTCACACCATCCTGCTAGTGCAACCTACTAAGAGGCCTGAGGGAAGAACGTATGCAGACTACGAGTCCGTCAACGAGTGCATGGAAG GTGTGTGCAAGATGTACGAAGAGCATCTGAAGAGGATGAACCCCAACAGTCCGTCCATCACGTACGACATCAGCCAGCTCTTTGACTTCATTGACGACCTGGCGGACCTCAGCTGCCTGGT GTACCGCGCCGACACGCAGACGTACCAGCCCAACAACAAGGACTGGATCAAGGAGAAGATCTACGTGCTGCTGCGCCGTCAGGCCCAGCAGGCCGCCAACTGA